One genomic region from Sphingobacterium sp. UGAL515B_05 encodes:
- the rimP gene encoding ribosome assembly cofactor RimP gives MQHVEKRVIELIEEKIADREDLFIVSVKMRPNKILEILLDGDNGVSIDDCAQVSRHVGFHLEEENVIDNAYRLEVSSPGIDANFVNIRQYQKNIGRTVQVKLNDNEKIEGALLAVDDTKINVLQKVKEKGKKAQEVEKVLPFDQIKATKVVISF, from the coding sequence ATGCAGCATGTAGAAAAACGAGTTATTGAACTCATCGAGGAGAAAATAGCAGATCGCGAGGATTTGTTTATTGTCAGTGTGAAAATGCGTCCAAATAAAATTCTTGAGATTCTTTTGGATGGGGACAATGGGGTTAGTATTGATGATTGTGCACAGGTGAGCCGTCATGTTGGTTTTCATCTGGAAGAGGAAAATGTAATTGATAATGCCTATCGTTTAGAGGTATCATCCCCTGGAATTGATGCTAATTTTGTCAATATAAGACAGTATCAAAAGAATATTGGTCGCACAGTTCAGGTGAAATTGAACGATAATGAAAAAATTGAAGGCGCATTGTTGGCCGTAGACGATACGAAGATCAATGTTCTTCAAAAGGTAAAAGAAAAAGGTAAAAAAGCACAAGAGGTAGAAAAAGTACTTCCTTTTGATCAAATAAAAGCAACAAAAGTGGTAATTTCATTTTAA
- the nusA gene encoding transcription termination factor NusA → MSNSNINLIDSFQEFKEFKNIDRPTVITVLEEVFRSMIRRRFGTDENVDVIVNPDNGDLEIWRTRVVVEDEFSEDDDLEIELAEARKHDEDLEVGDDFIEQITLESFGRRAILAARQTLVSKVLELEKDEVFKKYKDREGELVIGEVYQIWKKEILVLDEDGNELILPKSEQIPADYFKKGDGIRAVVHKVDMMNNNPKIIISRTAPAFLQRLFELEVPEIFDGLITIKKIVREPGERAKVAVESYDDRIDPVGACVGMKGSRIHGIVRELRNENIDVINFTTNHSLYIARALSPARISSIKIDEENKTAAVYLKSDQVSLAIGRGGHNIKLAGKLTGYEIDVYRENDEFDEDVDIEEFSDEIESWVIDELKRVGLDSAKSVLSLSEEELVRRTDLEEDTVREIVRILQAEFE, encoded by the coding sequence ATGAGTAACAGCAACATCAATCTGATAGACTCTTTTCAAGAGTTTAAGGAGTTTAAGAATATCGATAGACCTACTGTTATTACAGTATTGGAAGAGGTTTTTCGTAGTATGATCCGCCGCCGTTTTGGTACGGATGAAAATGTGGATGTTATCGTGAATCCAGATAACGGAGATTTGGAGATTTGGAGAACGCGCGTCGTTGTTGAAGATGAATTTTCAGAAGATGATGATCTTGAAATCGAATTGGCGGAAGCTAGAAAACATGATGAAGATTTGGAAGTAGGCGATGATTTTATTGAACAGATCACATTAGAAAGCTTTGGTCGCCGTGCAATTTTAGCTGCGCGTCAGACGCTTGTGTCTAAGGTTTTAGAATTGGAAAAAGATGAGGTCTTTAAAAAATATAAAGATAGAGAAGGGGAGTTGGTTATTGGTGAAGTTTATCAGATTTGGAAGAAAGAGATCTTGGTATTGGATGAGGACGGTAATGAATTAATTCTTCCTAAATCAGAGCAAATTCCAGCTGACTACTTCAAAAAGGGCGATGGTATTCGTGCTGTTGTACATAAAGTGGATATGATGAATAATAACCCAAAGATTATTATTTCACGTACTGCGCCTGCATTTTTACAACGTTTGTTTGAACTTGAGGTTCCTGAAATTTTTGATGGTTTGATTACGATCAAGAAAATAGTCCGTGAACCAGGAGAAAGAGCAAAGGTTGCAGTTGAGTCTTACGATGATCGTATTGATCCTGTAGGAGCTTGTGTGGGTATGAAGGGATCCCGTATTCATGGTATTGTTCGCGAATTGCGTAATGAGAATATTGACGTGATTAACTTTACAACGAACCATTCGTTGTATATCGCTCGTGCGTTGAGTCCAGCAAGGATTAGCTCAATCAAAATCGATGAAGAAAATAAGACTGCGGCTGTATATTTAAAATCGGATCAAGTTTCTTTAGCAATTGGACGTGGAGGACACAATATCAAGTTGGCTGGGAAATTGACTGGTTATGAAATTGATGTTTATCGCGAAAATGACGAGTTTGATGAAGATGTTGATATCGAAGAATTCAGCGATGAGATTGAAAGCTGGGTTATTGATGAATTGAAACGTGTAGGTTTGGATTCAGCGAAGTCAGTGTTGTCTCTGAGTGAGGAAGAATTGGTTAGACGTACCGATTTGGAAGAGGATACTGTTCGTGAGATTGTACGTATTTTACAAGCTGAATTTGAATAA